Proteins encoded by one window of Engraulis encrasicolus isolate BLACKSEA-1 chromosome 21, IST_EnEncr_1.0, whole genome shotgun sequence:
- the LOC134437496 gene encoding transmembrane 4 L6 family member 5-like has translation MCTGKCAKCIAVSLYPLALTSIICNIILFFPGWDTKYVSNDADGKERLTPEVKFMGGVIGGGIMVLIPAIHIHLTGKAGCCANRCGMFLSIGFAALGVLGAIWNMSAAALGLSKGPVCSVLGVWGRPFDVEDSDYLTNKDLWKLCTEPENVVEFNIALFAVLLACAALELALCGFQMINGLFGCICGTCNGKE, from the exons ATGTGTACCGGAAAGTGTGCTAAATGCATCGCAGTGTCGTTGTACCCACTGGCGTTGACTTCTATCATCTGCAACATCATTCTCTTCTTCCCTGGTTGGGATACAAAATATGTTTCAAATGACGCGGATGGCAAAGAAAGACTCACGCCTGAGGTGAAATTCATGGGAGGCGTTATTGGCGGCGGCATCATG GTCCTTATTCCAGCCATTCATATTCACCTGACTGGGAAAGCAGGCTGCTGTGCCAACCGCTGTGGG ATGTTCCTGTCCATTGGGTTTGCAGCACTTGGGGTCCTGGGTGCTATTTGGAATATGAGTGCGGCTGCACTCGGCCTGTCTAAAGGACCAGTTTGCAGCGTTCTTGGAGTATGGGGCCGACCATTTGA TGTTGAAGACAGTGATTACCTGACAAACAAAGATCTCTGGAAGTTGTGTACTGAGCCTGAGAATGTGGTGGAGTTTAACATCGCCCTCTTCGCTGTCCTTCTGGCGTGCGCTGCTCTGGAGTTGGCCTTGTGCGGATTCCAGATGATCAACGGCCTCTTTGGATGTATATGTGGAACCTGCAACGGCAAAGAG tga
- the LOC134437497 gene encoding transmembrane 4 L6 family member 4-like, with amino-acid sequence MCTGKCAKCIAVVLYPLALVSIICNIILFFPGWDTQYVQNDEEGKERLTPEVKFMGGVVGGGIMVLIPAIHIHLTGKAGCCANRCGMFLSIGFAAAGVLGAIWNMSAAALGLSKGPVCNVLGIGWTRPFDVVNGTDYLSKPDLWNLCTEPENVVEFNIALFSVLLVCAALQLALCGLQMVNGLFGCICGTGRD; translated from the exons ATGTGTACAGGAAAGTGTGCTAAATGCATCGCAGTGGTGCTGTACCCACTGGCCTTGGTTTCTATCATCTGCAACATCATTCTCTTTTTCCCTGGTTGGGATACACAATATGTTCAAAATGACGAGGAGGGCAAGGAAAGACTCACGCCTGAGGTGAAATTCATGGGAGGCGTTGTTGGCGGTGGCATAATG GTCCTTATTCCAGCCATTCATATTCACCTGACTGGGAAAGCAGGCTGCTGTGCCAACCGCTGTGGG ATGTTCCTGTCCATTGGGTTTGCAGCTGCTGGGGTCCTGGGTGCTATTTGGAATATGAGTGCGGCTGCTCTTGGCCTGTCTAAAGGACCAGTTTGCAATGTTCTTGGAATAGGCTGGACCCGACCATTTGA TGTTGTCAACGGCACTGACTACCTGTCAAAACCAGATCTCTGGAACTTGTGTACTGAGCCTGAGAATGTGGTGGAGTTTAACATCGCCCTCTTCTCTGTCCTCCTGGTGTGCGCTGCGCTGCAGTTGGCGTTGTGCGGATTACAGATGGTCAACGGCCTCTTTGGATGTATATGTGGAACCGGCAGAGAT TGA
- the LOC134438042 gene encoding lysophosphatidic acid receptor 6, which produces MKESMLPNATATPQTQWEQCINRTADKVEFVFVSVYVLVFIAGLILNLVALAVFFCLTKTRSHTTVYMTNLAVADLLLVCMLPVRIYYHLGFRRLPQLLCEVTNMVLLMNMYGSILLLSCMSVDRAMAVCFPMSARVRQTRKKAPLACLVIWLLTVSTSVPIYISRAQGSQQAQCFGSFPAYATRTVVVSSSLTLGFGGPLIALLVSSWGLIRAVRQSQAAQMDLVDTRKIQRMVAACLLIFLACFLPYHLSLWLIYVNRTSVPCSLVDGYRYGLMVACLNAMLDPLAYYFTTETFRQRVGNSVRRQMRPITQGQSSDDNNRSRALNT; this is translated from the coding sequence ATGAAGGAATCCATGCTGCCCAACGCCACAGCCACACCACAGACTCAGTGGGAGCAGTGTATAAACAGGACGGCTGACAAAGTGGAGTTTGTCTTTGTCAGCGTGTACGTGCTGGTCTTCATCGCAGGCCTCATTCTGAACCTTGTTGCCCTGGCGGTGTTTTTCTGCCTCACCAAGACGCGCTCGCACACCACCGTGTACATGACCAACCTGGCCGTCGCCGACCTCTTGCTGGTGTGCATGTTGCCCGTGCGGATCTACTATCACCTGGGCTTCCGCCGCTTACCTCAGCTGCTGTGCGAGGTCACCAACATGGTGCTCCTGATGAACATGTACGGCAGCATCCTCCTGCTGAGCTGCATGAGCGTGGACCGCGCCATGGCTGTCTGCTTCCCCATGTCGGCCCGTGTCCGCCAGACCCGAAAGAAGGCACCTCTCGCGTGCCTCGTCATCTGGTTGCTAACGGTCAGCACGAGCGTGCCTATCTACATATCAAGGGCGCAGGGGAGTCAACAGGCTCAGTGCTTTGGAAGCTTCCCCGCCTACGCCACTCGGACGGTGGTCGTCAGCTCCAGTCTCACACTGGGCTTCGGCGGGCCCCTGATAGCTCTGCTGGTCAGCTCCTGGGGTCTGATCCGAGCCGTCAGACAGAGCCAAGCCGCCCAGATGGACCTGGTGGACACCCGGAAGATCCAGAGGATGGTGGCCGCCTGCCTGCTCATCTTCCTGGCCTGTTTCTTGCCCTACCATCTCAGTTTGTGGCTGATCTATGTGAACCGGACGTCCGTCCCTTGCAGTCTGGTGGACGGCTATCGCTACGGCTTGATGGTGGCGTGCCTCAATGCCATGCTGGACCCACTGGCCTACTACTTCACCACCGAGACGTTTCGCCAAAGGGTGGGGAACAGCGTGCGGCGGCAGATGAGGCCCATCACACAGGGACAGAGCTCAGACGACAACAATCGCTCTAGGGCCCTCAACACCTGA